The Vanessa tameamea isolate UH-Manoa-2023 chromosome 8, ilVanTame1 primary haplotype, whole genome shotgun sequence DNA segment ttaaacattGACAAGTAAATGTAgttgttattattaagtaaacatttcttccttttttaattatgattatcgTAACTCCATAATTTTAATAccactataaataaaacaatgtctCAGTCCTtcttcacaattttatttaaataatacggttatacaaagaaaataaattaaaagccagatttaaaatcaatcattcgttggtaatataaaaattctaaacagaCTCATAATAGTGGATAATAACCGTGTAGGGCCGGGCCGCGCCGAACCGGCTCGAAATCGTCCGGACTGGGGCCGGTTCGACGAGGCCGACACCCACACACAACGAATCGGCAACGTACACATCTATTAAAAGCGactctataatataaaatgggaGACGTCTCCCGCACCTAACGTCTCGCCGCTACGAGCGGCGTTAAAACTATCATACACTTATAGAAAATCACAAAATTCAAGCGGAAAATAATAGGAATCGGAATCGAATCGCCAATCTACGCGATCACGTCGGGCAGCAGCGCGTTGTCGGCTTGCGGGCTGGGCGGCGCCTTCATCGGCTCGTCTGCGCCGTTCGCCAGCGTCTTCTCCGTCGCGCCCTTCTTGTCGACGGGCTTCTTTACACTTCCTACTTTCGCAGGAGCGGCCTTCAATCCAGCCAGGGCCTAGTAAAttcgtcattattattttacaactgACAACAAATatattcgttatattatttaataaataacaaagagaAAGACTTTCCCATCGTTTCGTATTCGTTACACACTACGGAATAAATGGAGCACCATGCTATGAGACATGGCCTCAACAACTACATGAAATGTTCCCGAGATTTTTCATTTTTCGCTTTAGGACCAAGTAAAATACTTCGTAAAATGTTGCGGAACCAGAGTCCCGCATGTCGCTACAACGTTGGCTGCAACGTATAACGGATAGCGACGTCGATGGCGACGTCGATTGAGGATTGTGCGCCATGATACCGGACAAGATATTACCTAGTGGATTCGTCGctatattctttaatatatcaatgttcACCATTttgataaatcataaaaaatcacataatagttatgtaattaaattatacaattaactgATTAAATTGATCTCGAATAATTAGTAATAGTATATTTAGAACTGACCTTTGCAGTCGTAGTCCTCGGAGGAGCGGCCTTGGCGGTAATGCGCTTGTTAGCGAGATCTTTGCTCTGTTTATCGAGAGGAGCGCGCGCCGCGGGTTTTGGTGCAGCAGatctatttgatataaatactatattaaataaataattagaaataattgtttaatacttgacttaatatattacagtagtcaattttaatcaaaaatacaatatgtaaCTCATAAAAGACAAACAGTACGTACTTAGGAGGAGCGGCGACGGGAGCGGCCGGGCGCGGTGCGGGACGAGGCGCGGGGCGGGTGATCGGCGCGCGAGTGGGCGGCTTGGCCGGAGCTTTCACATCGCCATTCGTCATGGGCTTCGAGGGCGCTGCTGCAGTTTTCGGCTTCAAGTCCTTGGGCTTAGCGATAGGAGCGGCGGCAGAAAGCGGGCGAGCCGCTGAAGTAGGCCGAGCGGCGGGACGAGCCGCCGGTGCCGCGGCGACTTTAGATGGTACCGCAGCCGTCTTCGCAGATGCCGCTGTGGCAGCGGGTTTCGTCGCGGGCGCCTTGGGAGCGGGGCGAGCAGCTGGAGCCGAGCGCGTGGGCGCCGCCGCACGAGCGGGCGCGGGCGCCGAGGCCGGCTTGGGGGCGGGCTTCATGGCGGGCGACGCGGCCGGCTTAGCGGCGAGCCGCGCGGCCGGCGAGGGCTTAGTGGCCGAGCCCGGAGTGCGGGCGGCGACGGTGCGCGGGGCGGCCGTGGCCGGTGTCCGCGGCGTGCTCGTTGTCGATGTAGGCGCGGAACGTTTCGTCACCGAAGCCGGTGTTCGTGTAGCGGGTGTCGTTTTTGTTGCCGTCTTCGATGGAGCCGCTTTAGCAGTGGGTGTCGTTGGAGATTTTTTCGGAGAACCGGTCGATTTCGTTTTCGCTGTGGTCGCGGCTACACCTGtgacggcggcggcggcggcggcggcggcggccacGGCGGCCGTGGCGGCGGCGATGGGTGCCTCACCGAGTGCGGAAGGTTGAGCGGGCTCGACTGCGGGTGTCGGAGGGGGTGTTGCTCCGGGTTGTACGGTATCATCGTGTTGAATTTCACTAGTAACGGGAACACAAATTTCTTGGGCTCTAGATTCGGGAATACCGATATCTATATCGGTGACTAGTTCAGTACGCGGCCGTTCCTCCGGTACTATGTCGGGTGCTGGAGCGCTAATTTCGGGTGCTGATTGTTGGATCTCAGAAGATATAACCTCTGCTGAATCCGTTACGGGCACTGGAGAAGGCGCTGCCGGTGTCGTCTCTGTGATCACATCAACGGGTGCAGGAGATACACTTGTAATTTCTGATTCAACAGGTACAGTTTCGACTACGGAAGATTCTATAGAAGTTTCCAATTCTAATGGTACTGATTCTGTTTGAACAGGTATATCAGGTACAGGCGACTCGGTAGACCGCGATACTTCCATGGGCATGAAAGAATCAGTCTGTTGAAGCGATTGCACTGGAACAGGTGACACAGATTGGTCCACAGGATGTGGTGATTctctttctatttctttattctcATGTTCAACTGAAATATTAGGTTCAATTTGAGTCTCTGTTGTTTCCTTTTCTAGATCAAGGGGCTGTGGTGATGCTATTTGTGGTTCAACAAGGGCAGGTTCGATGGTTGTTGTGCTTTCATTGGGTAAAGGTGATGCATTAAATAGTGTCTCTCTTTCTTGTAGTATATCACTAACATGCACTGTATCCTTGTCAGTTTTTTCTTCAGGTATCGGGGATTCCCTAGGTAGTGGAACCTCAGCTGGTGCTGGAGTTCCAATAATATCGTGAGATGGTAATGGTGATTGTGATTCCAATGTTGTCTGTGTCGGTAATGGCGATGGATTACATGCAGTTGCTTCAATGTCTACTAATTCTGAAGGATGTGGCGACTTTGAAACGGGTGATGATGAGGGTTCGACAAGTTCGCCGGGTACAGGTGATGAAATCGGTAATGGTGACTCAGATGGCATCAGTGACTCAATAGGTAGTGGTGATTCAGATGGAATTGATGACTCACTAGGTATTGGTGACTCTCCCGGTAGTGATGACTCCAATGGTATTAGAGCCTCTTGAGGTATTGGACTTTCTCGTTGCACTGAAAAGTCTTGCGGTAATGGTGATTCCCTTGTTACCGATGACTCTCGAGGCAATAGGGAGTGACTTGGTACTGGCGACTCTTGTGGTAACGGGGACTCTCGAGCATGTGAAATCTCTTGCGGAAGTGGAGACTCACTTGGAATGGGAGAATCTCTAGGCTGTAGAGTATCTTGTGACAACGGAGACTCGCGCGGCAAAGAAATCTCTTGCGGCAAAGGAGATTCTCGATGTAACAGAGAATCTTGAGGCAATGGAGATTCTTGCGGCAATGGGGACTCCTTGGGAAGTGGCGACTCGTGCACCGGTAACGGAGAGTCACTCGTCATTAGTGGTTCACTCAGAGCGGGAGACGGCGATGGCGACTCTGTCGAGAACTCTGGTTCCAGTTGattcaattcagtgtcttcttCTTTTTCAAACTTAATTTCTGGGGCTTCAAAAGCAAATTCTGAGAGATCTAAATCTTTTTTATCATTACCAGTATCATTTTGTATTTCGTCAATTACCTTCTCTTCAATCAACTCTTCATTGAGTTCAGATTCAGGAGTCTCATGAACTTCGACCACTACATTTTCTTGTGCCATTTCTGGTGAAGATGgtttaataatttcttgttCACTAATGTGTTGTGAAGAAAATGCATGTTCACAATTTAATTCTTCGTTAACTTCTGGATTTATTGCAGTTTCTGTCACTATTTCGTTTTCTTCTAATTCAGGTGAATTCTCTACTTGATTATCTTTTTCAGAACTTTCTTCATCAACTTGGTCGTCTTTAAGTTCAGCAACAATTTCTGGGTGAACTTCTTCAGATGGTGATTCATCAAATTTACTTTCCATTTCAATATCTTGAGAAATTTCATCCTGCGGAGTTATAGCTCTTACATCTTTATCACTATCTGAAGGATCCAATAAGTCCTCATTTGTAAATCCTAGTTCTGAGCTTTTACCATCTGGTATTTCTGGTATCTGCTCAAAGAGAAGTTTGTGAGATTCAGGTGTATCTGTTTGAGCAACAGGGTCTTGTTGGACATTGCATTCAAACTCTGTATTAGTATCATTTTgcatatttgtattttgaatattgaaGTCCATAAAATTATCTAAACTAGAAACATTGTTTCCGACAATTTCTGATCTGTCTTCAAACCTAATAATGTCATTGTTTGGCTCTTGATTGTcttgttctaaatttaataaattcgttcTCTCTTCAGgagaaatgttttctttattttcattaacaGTCTCACAAACTCCGTTTTGTTGAATATCTTCATCGTCACTGTCAGGAAGAGGCTGTACTGCATTTAAATCAACATGTGATCCAATTTTACCAAATCTTTCACAAGTGTCATCATCTTTTTCTTGGTAAAAACTCATGCTCATGggatcattttctttattttttagccTTTCAAAGAGTTCGTCATTATCATCAACACTAAAGGGATTTGTTTCTGTATGAGCAGGAAATACCTGCAAAGAAAAATTAGTATAACTTCAATAGTTTTacttaaaatcgttaaattttcAAGACAATTTTGTGCAAATGTTAATTGacttgtaaataaatcaaacaaaaggTACCTATAATTTtcctccaattttattatcaaaaaatagttgtataatataatatttttcaaagttaCGCAATATATCAAATATGACTGAATTATGGATTCAAATCTGGgttaacatttcaaatattttcacatGCTAAACTATATTGATCATATGTTGGACGGCGAAAGTATAGCATGGCTCAAAATAATTGACACATagaaatatgtaattgtatcaaaatatttcttctaAAAAAAGGCTCGTAACAagcatgttaaaaataaaaataaacaattacctGAATGTTACAAAAGTCTGTTGTATCTTTTTGTATTCTTTCAAAATCTTGAAATAAACctgtatcttttattttatcttgttcTATTCCTACGCTAAATCCGAAACCTAAGCTCTCCATGTCACACTTCTCGTTGCCATTTAAGTGTTGCGTTACGCCTTCCATTGATATATTCTGGAAAGACGAaagtgtaattaatattaaatattgccaAACTAATGTATTATTACAGTTTGCAGGATATTCCtcttttatagttatatagtaattagataaattgtgtttattaaaaaaaaaacttcttaatgaagtattaagttatttattataataaaatatttgtataaatatgtataatggataaaaaaataccctGAGAATTCTCTATTTTGCCTTCATATATAACTGACTAacagagtaataataataataaaaaaacaaatgtttccataaaaataatgattaatagaTAAGAATGCTGGAATAACGAAAAGAGTTTTAAATTagagtcattattttatttttaaatgataactatTAATACAttctaacaattatttattataataacttcaaGTGAAAGTTATAATGTTTTTGTGGTGAATTTCAATGTTGGTACATACATATTGATCCTCATTTAATAGTTAAGCAaggtacttaaataaaaagGCAAACAAATTCCGTTGCAAGTTTGACTCACATAATACTcacaaaaaatgaaataagaacATGTAAAATAGTCATTTTATGAGTCTtagttattacatatttttcttttaatagattatttaactattactaGTAGGTCTTTAATGAGAATTCCCctgcttattttatttagtttttgatataattctatataaatgcttatttattttaagaatactcTGAATATATTAGATATCTGCTATACATGGGATTAAGTAAAAAGTctcaaataattaatgtatttgagTTCTCCCATCATCGAGGGCGCAAATATTTTCGTTCGGCTTGGAAGAAAAATGTGTACTAGGTTATGCAAAGGGAACATTGTTTCACTGAATTTATAACTAGAGAATATAATCTGCATAACAAGATAACCTCAAATATATTCCTGTGGTGCCCAGTCAattaatctgaaataaaaaaataaactcacatGATGCCCATTAAGCTGATCACAATTATCCAAGTCTTGAAGTTCAGCAGGTCTGATGACAGCCTCAGTCTGGAACTGGGCGACATCAGGCAATTCTATATCATCCATAGGTAAGGGCTTGCGGGGAGACTCCGCCAACAGTACATCAGATCCTGTTACTCCACCCGGCACAAAGACCGGAGCATCTGGGTTAAGTGGTGAGCTGTTCATGTCTACTGAACTGCTTTCCCAAGCagactgaaaaataaataaataaaaatattttttttaaagtacagaATTATgagatttgttatttaatactaaatggctgttagtgatttattttttcaacattaagttgcaatgtatttaatatatttttaaaaacttggtAAGAATTATAAGCAAGAATCCTATttctttgtttaactttacagtaatttaaaataagtttatattattatcttccCTGTATCTCTACAATGTCTCATTATTTaaggtaataaaacaaataataaggtttaaaaaaataatcaaaatattgaagttaaaacaaatgaaaaatcaaattttacaataataaatggcAGAATAATATGCACCCTACATAAATTATTGCCAAATCTCTGGTCAATTAAGCAATATGTCGAGTTGCTACAGTATATTGATGCTTTACATCATTTCATCAATGACTTCACATTTAAAGATGACAATAATGAGCTAAtctatgttgtattttaaactttaaaaattataacagtgAGAAAATTGCTGTTATTTtatgacatacatatacatattacagTATAATCTGTTAATATTATGTAGAAGCAGCTTTTTATAACATCactataatgataaaattagaaCAGCTTATTCttggtataattttttaataagataacattaaaaaaatgtatacttctataaataaaaaaatatatatattttatattcaaaaattatatatgaagatTATTCAATATGTGGACAAAAATGCAAGTCAAACAAGATGAGACAAATGAAGAGCAAACCATTTATAGAATTTGGTATCAAAAACTAAGAAGTTGATACGAATGTACATTGGCTAATTGATAAAGACAAACATTCTTATTTCCCAGAAGAATGCAAGTGTAATAcagaatgtattttaaattagcatTCTATATATGCACGAAGCAAGCTATTAATAGAACTACAATCTACTTTAAATCCACAACAATACATATTTCCAAGAAAGTAAGTCTATGAAAACCTATGCCGTGAATTCTAATCGACTTGTCTGTTCACTGTTGAAATACtgctatatttttaagaaatgtagttaacatatatgtaatatgcaGATTAATTTCATACAACTTACATTATCTTGACAAGGTGTTTCAGAACGCGGAGGCTCGTCGACCTCTTCGCTAGGATTTTGTTCTTGTTCGCCCTCGCCTTTGTAGTAATTCCACTCGTCTTCGGACTCTTCGCCACTCTCCGCTACATTATCCACTAAGTTGCCGTCGACGTGGCTGTCTTCcactaaataatacaaaaataacacgTTATTCAATACAAGCGCTCGTTACCACCCGCGCCAGCACCAGGTGATCACGCAACATTGATCAACATTCACCCCCACTTACTATCAACAGGTGACACACccttatataaaagaaacataccGATTTAAGTGAAACccattatattttgatacaaaGCAAGAATTAACGTGTCACCTAACTCGTTACACTGACAGCAAATCCGCGTGATCACAACAATATTTACCggtcataaaatttaaactcgCGAAAACTTCGCGGACGCCATTTCGAAAACGGATTATTGAGACACGCCCGTGTCCGAAAGGAATGAGCATATAGAGTCAAAAATATGCCGGTCAACCTAGGGCCTTTGCGGGAATCCTCAGAAGAACGAAGGAGGGATGCGCCACAGTACGAACACGATCTATTTCCAGAACACCGCTCCGCATGAATCAACACAGAAATAACCTTTCACAAAACTATTCCGTATGTTAAAATAATCAACATAATTTGCATAAAATCACGTACCGCAAACGGTAATTTCACTGCACAGTTTTTTTTCCCAATgtcgaatgaaaaatatttataaaaggtgTTGATGTAGACAAAA contains these protein-coding regions:
- the LOC113399827 gene encoding uncharacterized protein LOC113399827 isoform X2; protein product: MGEKDDYLTSYRVFFENFAATVDPEDQLPVNISGYTITEAELPGEVIYWTTQYLTEKQCPLTLMAPLQRIILDEVRVASKKHPNEFGYNSDESEYVALRLMQAVTARVNDVCIRYLDNSRLDTLPPPPPPTMREFRTVSSATKNIRRVMEDRHVEIGNLEALFGIETTEPTSFYAVYDGHAGSAAATYCAAHVHQYLAESPHFARDLRRATDDAYLRTDAEFVRKSNQKRAAGGSTAVSVCVRGRRLLAAWAGDSQALLAKRMRLMQLVHPHKPDRPDERERIESSGGSVVYWGTWRVNGQLAVSRAIGDANYKPYVTARPEIAEVDLDGDEDFVVVACDGLWDFVSEDAVALSVYNQIMNDPDDLKAVPKNLIRIAKKEGSEDNITIIVVFLKDPRDIVADNCLPMDLGLDNAVVNAPPFAVENEACKMVVAEAGGRDCAEGGDNGVSDSDSDDLGPETAVDVDLDIDEDAEMDQNEPAAPTPPAHTVEDSHVDGNLVDNVAESGEESEDEWNYYKGEGEQEQNPSEEVDEPPRSETPCQDNSAWESSSVDMNSSPLNPDAPVFVPGGVTGSDVLLAESPRKPLPMDDIELPDVAQFQTEAVIRPAELQDLDNCDQLNGHHNISMEGVTQHLNGNEKCDMESLGFGFSVGIEQDKIKDTGLFQDFERIQKDTTDFCNIQVFPAHTETNPFSVDDNDELFERLKNKENDPMSMSFYQEKDDDTCERFGKIGSHVDLNAVQPLPDSDDEDIQQNGVCETVNENKENISPEERTNLLNLEQDNQEPNNDIIRFEDRSEIVGNNVSSLDNFMDFNIQNTNMQNDTNTEFECNVQQDPVAQTDTPESHKLLFEQIPEIPDGKSSELGFTNEDLLDPSDSDKDVRAITPQDEISQDIEMESKFDESPSEEVHPEIVAELKDDQVDEESSEKDNQVENSPELEENEIVTETAINPEVNEELNCEHAFSSQHISEQEIIKPSSPEMAQENVVVEVHETPESELNEELIEEKVIDEIQNDTGNDKKDLDLSEFAFEAPEIKFEKEEDTELNQLEPEFSTESPSPSPALSEPLMTSDSPLPVHESPLPKESPLPQESPLPQDSLLHRESPLPQEISLPRESPLSQDTLQPRDSPIPSESPLPQEISHARESPLPQESPVPSHSLLPRESSVTRESPLPQDFSVQRESPIPQEALIPLESSLPGESPIPIEHENKEIERESPHPVDQSVSPVPVQSLQQTDSFMPMEVSRSTESPVPDIPVQTESVPLELETSIESSVVETVPVESEITSVSPAPVDVITETTPAAPSPVPVTDSAEVISSEIQQSAPEISAPAPDIVPEERPRTELVTDIDIGIPESRAQEICVPVTSEIQHDDTVQPGATPPPTPAVEPAQPSALGEAPIAAATAAVAAAAAAAAAVTGVAATTAKTKSTGSPKKSPTTPTAKAAPSKTATKTTPATRTPASVTKRSAPTSTTSTPRTPATAAPRTVAARTPGSATKPSPAARLAAKPAASPAMKPAPKPASAPAPARAAAPTRSAPAARPAPKAPATKPAATAASAKTAAVPSKVAAAPAARPAARPTSAARPLSAAAPIAKPKDLKPKTAAAPSKPMTNGDVKAPAKPPTRAPITRPAPRPAPRPAAPVAAPPKSAAPKPAARAPLDKQSKDLANKRITAKAAPPRTTTAKALAGLKAAPAKVGSVKKPVDKKGATEKTLANGADEPMKAPPSPQADNALLPDVIA
- the LOC113399827 gene encoding titin-like isoform X1, yielding MGEKDDYLTSYRVFFENFAATVDPEDQLPVNISGYTITEAELPGEVIYWTTQYLTEKQCPLTLMAPLQRIILDEVRVASKKHPNEFGYNSDESEYVALRLMQAVTARVNDVCIRYLDNSRLDTLPPPPPPTMREFRTVSSATKNIRRVMEDRHVEIGNLEALFGIETTEPTSFYAVYDGHAGSAAATYCAAHVHQYLAESPHFARDLRRATDDAYLRTDAEFVRKSNQKRAAGGSTAVSVCVRGRRLLAAWAGDSQALLAKRMRLMQLVHPHKPDRPDERERIESSGGSVVYWGTWRVNGQLAVSRAIGDANYKPYVTARPEIAEVDLDGDEDFVVVACDGLWDFVSEDAVALSVYNQIMNDPDDLKAVPKNLIRIAKKEGSEDNITIIVVFLKDPRDIVADNCLPMDLGLDNAVVNAPPFAVENEACKMVVAEAGGRDCAEGGDNGVSDSDSDDLGPETAVDVDLDIDEDAEMDQNEPAAPTPPAHTVEDSHVDGNLVDNVAESGEESEDEWNYYKGEGEQEQNPSEEVDEPPRSETPCQDNSAWESSSVDMNSSPLNPDAPVFVPGGVTGSDVLLAESPRKPLPMDDIELPDVAQFQTEAVIRPAELQDLDNCDQLNGHHNISMEGVTQHLNGNEKCDMESLGFGFSVGIEQDKIKDTGLFQDFERIQKDTTDFCNIQVFPAHTETNPFSVDDNDELFERLKNKENDPMSMSFYQEKDDDTCERFGKIGSHVDLNAVQPLPDSDDEDIQQNGVCETVNENKENISPEERTNLLNLEQDNQEPNNDIIRFEDRSEIVGNNVSSLDNFMDFNIQNTNMQNDTNTEFECNVQQDPVAQTDTPESHKLLFEQIPEIPDGKSSELGFTNEDLLDPSDSDKDVRAITPQDEISQDIEMESKFDESPSEEVHPEIVAELKDDQVDEESSEKDNQVENSPELEENEIVTETAINPEVNEELNCEHAFSSQHISEQEIIKPSSPEMAQENVVVEVHETPESELNEELIEEKVIDEIQNDTGNDKKDLDLSEFAFEAPEIKFEKEEDTELNQLEPEFSTESPSPSPALSEPLMTSDSPLPVHESPLPKESPLPQESPLPQDSLLHRESPLPQEISLPRESPLSQDTLQPRDSPIPSESPLPQEISHARESPLPQESPVPSHSLLPRESSVTRESPLPQDFSVQRESPIPQEALIPLESSLPGESPIPSESSIPSESPLPIESLMPSESPLPISSPVPGELVEPSSSPVSKSPHPSELVDIEATACNPSPLPTQTTLESQSPLPSHDIIGTPAPAEVPLPRESPIPEEKTDKDTVHVSDILQERETLFNASPLPNESTTTIEPALVEPQIASPQPLDLEKETTETQIEPNISVEHENKEIERESPHPVDQSVSPVPVQSLQQTDSFMPMEVSRSTESPVPDIPVQTESVPLELETSIESSVVETVPVESEITSVSPAPVDVITETTPAAPSPVPVTDSAEVISSEIQQSAPEISAPAPDIVPEERPRTELVTDIDIGIPESRAQEICVPVTSEIQHDDTVQPGATPPPTPAVEPAQPSALGEAPIAAATAAVAAAAAAAAAVTGVAATTAKTKSTGSPKKSPTTPTAKAAPSKTATKTTPATRTPASVTKRSAPTSTTSTPRTPATAAPRTVAARTPGSATKPSPAARLAAKPAASPAMKPAPKPASAPAPARAAAPTRSAPAARPAPKAPATKPAATAASAKTAAVPSKVAAAPAARPAARPTSAARPLSAAAPIAKPKDLKPKTAAAPSKPMTNGDVKAPAKPPTRAPITRPAPRPAPRPAAPVAAPPKSAAPKPAARAPLDKQSKDLANKRITAKAAPPRTTTAKALAGLKAAPAKVGSVKKPVDKKGATEKTLANGADEPMKAPPSPQADNALLPDVIA